In the genome of Myxococcus stipitatus, one region contains:
- a CDS encoding alpha/beta hydrolase-fold protein, producing the protein MDARELEVRARAEGTPVITGDTATFVWRGRGPVFLQGDFQDWRGEPLALERVAPGLWVRSLALPRDAYVEYALFDARGQRLRDDFNPRVSDNGFGDVNHAFYMPEGGPSLPARRPRGAPRGRVTQHRVDMSDVGLDGQRTVYLYTPPTREPVPLLVVFDGEDYLRRVRLPELVDTLVADERMRPVALALVSNGGMTRGVEYACSEYTVALLLWKVLPLARAHLPLLDERHHPGAHAVLGASLGGLMALFTGLRAPEVFGQVLTQSGAFVVENHEFVVFDLARHVPRRPLRVWMSCGRFEVLLEGNQRLAPLLTASGHRVEYREYSGGHNYPAWRDDVVRGLECLFPPVLSPRRR; encoded by the coding sequence ATGGACGCCAGGGAGCTGGAAGTACGCGCGCGCGCCGAGGGGACGCCCGTCATCACGGGAGACACGGCCACCTTCGTGTGGCGCGGCCGGGGGCCCGTGTTCCTCCAGGGAGACTTCCAGGACTGGCGGGGGGAGCCCCTCGCCCTGGAGCGCGTGGCGCCGGGGCTCTGGGTCCGCTCGCTGGCGCTGCCTCGCGATGCCTATGTCGAGTACGCGCTGTTCGACGCGCGCGGACAGCGGCTGCGCGACGACTTCAACCCCCGCGTCTCCGACAACGGCTTCGGCGACGTGAACCATGCGTTCTACATGCCGGAAGGGGGGCCTTCGCTGCCGGCGCGCAGACCTCGGGGCGCGCCTCGGGGACGCGTCACCCAGCACCGCGTGGACATGTCCGACGTGGGCCTGGATGGCCAGCGCACCGTGTACCTGTACACCCCGCCCACGCGAGAGCCCGTGCCGCTGCTGGTGGTGTTCGACGGCGAGGACTACCTGCGCCGCGTGCGCCTGCCGGAGCTGGTGGACACGCTCGTCGCCGATGAGCGCATGCGCCCGGTGGCCCTGGCGCTCGTCTCCAACGGCGGCATGACGCGAGGCGTGGAGTACGCGTGCAGCGAGTACACCGTGGCCCTCCTGCTGTGGAAGGTGCTGCCCCTGGCCCGCGCCCACCTGCCCCTGCTGGACGAGCGGCACCACCCCGGCGCGCACGCGGTGCTGGGGGCGTCCCTGGGGGGACTCATGGCCCTGTTCACCGGGCTGCGCGCGCCGGAGGTCTTCGGACAGGTGCTGACCCAGTCGGGCGCCTTCGTCGTGGAGAATCACGAGTTCGTCGTCTTCGACCTGGCCCGGCACGTCCCCCGCCGCCCGCTGAGGGTGTGGATGAGCTGCGGTCGCTTCGAGGTCCTCTTGGAGGGGAACCAGCGGCTCGCCCCCCTGCTGACGGCCTCGGGGCACCGCGTCGAGTACCGGGAATACAGTGGGGGACACAACTATCCAGCCTGGAGGGATGACGTGGTGCGTGGGCTGGAGTGCCTGTTCCCCCCTGTCCTGTCGCCCAGGCGCCGCTAG
- a CDS encoding TIGR01777 family oxidoreductase produces MKVAVTGATGFLGVGVVQGLLRQGHHVHVLARDVPKALERLPPGVTGAAYDTGTAVSPEALAGAEAVLHLAGEPVAQRWNAHARQRIHDSRVQGTRSLVEAAKAAGTVKRFVSASAIGYYGGAREAEPLTEESSPGDDFLARVCVAWEAEAARAREANISTAVVRMGVVLHPEGGALHKMLPPFRLGAGGPVGNGRQYVSWIHREDAQALLCFVLGDTPLEGPFNATAPQPVTNAAFAHALGHALGRPSVIHVPAFVVKAALGEMAKVVVEGQRVLPSRAQKAGFTFRFPEVEGALRHLLS; encoded by the coding sequence ATGAAGGTGGCTGTCACGGGGGCCACGGGCTTTCTGGGCGTGGGCGTTGTCCAGGGTTTGTTGAGGCAGGGCCACCACGTCCACGTGCTCGCGCGGGACGTGCCCAAGGCCCTGGAGCGGCTGCCTCCGGGGGTGACGGGGGCCGCGTACGACACGGGGACGGCGGTGTCTCCGGAGGCCCTGGCCGGCGCGGAGGCGGTGCTGCATCTGGCGGGTGAGCCCGTGGCGCAGCGGTGGAACGCGCATGCCAGACAGCGCATCCACGACAGCCGGGTACAGGGGACACGGTCCTTGGTGGAGGCGGCGAAGGCGGCGGGCACGGTGAAGCGCTTCGTGTCCGCGTCCGCCATCGGCTACTACGGAGGCGCGCGCGAGGCGGAGCCGCTGACGGAGGAGAGCTCGCCCGGGGACGACTTCCTCGCGCGGGTGTGCGTGGCATGGGAGGCGGAGGCGGCGCGCGCGCGGGAGGCGAACATCTCCACGGCCGTGGTGCGCATGGGCGTGGTGCTGCACCCCGAGGGCGGCGCGCTGCACAAGATGCTGCCCCCTTTCCGCCTCGGCGCTGGAGGGCCCGTCGGCAATGGCCGGCAGTACGTGAGCTGGATTCATCGCGAGGACGCGCAGGCGCTCCTGTGCTTCGTGCTCGGGGACACGCCGCTGGAAGGCCCCTTCAACGCCACGGCGCCCCAGCCCGTCACCAACGCGGCCTTCGCGCACGCGCTGGGCCATGCGCTGGGACGGCCGTCGGTGATTCACGTCCCCGCCTTCGTGGTGAAGGCGGCCCTGGGGGAGATGGCGAAGGTCGTCGTGGAGGGTCAGCGCGTGCTGCCTTCGCGCGCGCAGAAGGCGGGCTTCACCTTCCGCTTCCCCGAGGTGGAAGGAGCACTGCGGCACCTGCTGTCATAG
- a CDS encoding polyprenyl synthetase family protein — protein sequence MALPRLAVLPSPAEVPLERAWLSLIHAQVEASLGELFELPDEVGIDARWSRAMEEAKAFTLRPAKRVRPLLVMAGHCLARGTPVVPSELWRFAAGMELLHTFLLIHDDIADRASLRRGGAALHRVLAPGRMGEDLAVVVGDHLFARSLEAMLESGLPGVAKVVRHYLAVCRHTAAGQYLDLALGHAPLSEVSLFQVLRVAYLKTARYGFCAPLVCGGMLGGASAEVLEGLERVGRHVGLAYQLQDDVLGLFGDSRVAGKASDGDFMQGKRTFPVLAALARATPSGRAELEALWSLPESGKDAEALLRARALVEQFGGRAACERMVERSTRAARRALQSLPNSHGVRDLLDVLIVHLSRRVS from the coding sequence GTGGCCCTTCCTCGTCTCGCGGTGTTGCCGTCCCCGGCGGAAGTCCCCCTGGAGCGGGCGTGGCTGTCGCTCATCCATGCGCAGGTGGAGGCGTCGTTGGGGGAGCTCTTCGAGCTGCCCGATGAGGTGGGCATCGACGCGCGCTGGTCTCGGGCGATGGAGGAGGCGAAGGCCTTCACGTTGCGCCCCGCGAAGCGGGTGCGGCCCCTGCTGGTGATGGCGGGGCACTGCCTGGCGCGAGGCACGCCCGTGGTTCCCTCCGAGCTGTGGCGCTTCGCCGCGGGGATGGAGCTGCTCCACACCTTCCTGCTCATCCACGACGACATCGCGGACCGCGCCTCGCTGCGGCGCGGGGGCGCGGCGCTGCACCGCGTGCTGGCCCCGGGCCGCATGGGCGAGGACCTGGCGGTGGTGGTGGGAGACCACCTCTTCGCGCGCTCCTTGGAGGCGATGCTGGAGTCGGGGCTGCCGGGCGTGGCGAAGGTGGTGCGCCACTACCTGGCGGTGTGTCGGCACACGGCCGCGGGCCAGTACCTGGACCTGGCGCTGGGGCACGCGCCGCTGTCGGAGGTGTCGCTCTTCCAGGTGCTGCGCGTGGCCTATCTCAAGACGGCGCGCTACGGCTTCTGCGCGCCCTTGGTGTGCGGCGGGATGCTGGGCGGCGCGAGCGCGGAGGTGCTCGAGGGCCTGGAGCGCGTGGGCCGCCACGTGGGGCTCGCGTACCAGCTCCAGGACGACGTGCTGGGGCTCTTCGGAGACTCGCGCGTCGCGGGCAAGGCGTCGGACGGGGACTTCATGCAGGGCAAGCGCACCTTCCCGGTGCTCGCGGCGCTGGCTCGGGCCACGCCGAGCGGGCGCGCGGAGCTGGAGGCGCTGTGGTCGCTGCCCGAGTCGGGCAAGGACGCGGAGGCGCTCCTGCGGGCACGGGCGCTGGTGGAGCAGTTCGGCGGTCGCGCGGCGTGTGAGCGGATGGTGGAGCGGAGCACCCGCGCCGCCCGGCGGGCGCTCCAGTCGCTGCCCAACTCCCATGGCGTGAGGGACTTGCTGGATGTCCTCATCGTCCACCTCTCGCGGCGTGTGTCTTGA
- a CDS encoding phytoene desaturase family protein, whose translation MSGRTQGRRVVVVGAGVGGLAAAARLAHQGFEVQVVEKTGAPGGRCGRLRVDGFTWDLGPTIVLMPEVFEETFRALGRRIEDYLTLLKCEPNYRLHFRDGSDVTFTSELCAMGRELERVEPGSYARYLAFLARGRVQYRTSLDHLVGRNYAGITDYLSPRVLARIFQVRAHRRMYSDVSRYFRDDRLRAAMTFQTMYLGVSPFESPAVYGLLPFTELGVGIWFPKGGLYAIPQALERLALEEGVRIHYGTPVERILTEGGRTTGVRLQGGEVMEADAVLCNADLPYAYEKLLDPEATQLKRREKLRYTSSGYMLYLGLRRKYPELLHHNVVFGRDYRGSFDDIFERFRVPEDPSFYVNAPTRTDASMAPAGKDSLYVLVPVPHQHPSLDWKVEGPKVRAKVFARLAELGFPKLESDIEVERVFTPDDWAGTFNLARGSAFGLAQNFFQIGPFRPSNQDAKVKNLFFVGASTQPGTGLPTVLISARLVTERLTDWARARGVTLVSRERAPTSVSKKEAA comes from the coding sequence ATGAGCGGACGCACGCAAGGCAGACGGGTGGTGGTGGTGGGCGCGGGCGTGGGAGGCCTGGCCGCGGCGGCGCGGCTGGCGCACCAGGGCTTCGAGGTGCAGGTCGTCGAGAAGACAGGGGCGCCGGGTGGGCGCTGCGGCCGGCTGCGAGTGGACGGGTTCACCTGGGACCTCGGTCCCACCATCGTGCTGATGCCGGAGGTGTTCGAGGAGACCTTCCGCGCGCTGGGCCGCCGAATCGAGGACTACCTGACGTTGCTCAAGTGCGAGCCGAACTACCGGCTGCACTTCCGGGATGGCTCGGACGTCACCTTCACCTCCGAGCTGTGCGCCATGGGACGCGAGCTGGAGCGGGTGGAGCCCGGCAGCTACGCGCGCTACCTCGCCTTCCTCGCGCGGGGACGTGTCCAGTACCGCACCAGCCTGGACCACCTGGTGGGCCGCAACTACGCGGGCATCACCGACTACCTCTCGCCGCGAGTGCTGGCCCGCATCTTCCAGGTGCGCGCGCACCGCCGCATGTACTCGGACGTCAGCCGCTACTTCCGCGATGACCGGCTGCGCGCGGCGATGACGTTCCAGACGATGTACCTGGGCGTGTCTCCCTTCGAGTCGCCCGCGGTGTATGGCCTCCTGCCCTTCACCGAGCTGGGCGTGGGCATCTGGTTTCCGAAGGGTGGGCTGTACGCCATTCCCCAGGCGCTGGAGCGGCTGGCGCTGGAGGAGGGCGTGCGCATCCACTACGGGACGCCGGTGGAGCGCATCCTCACGGAGGGCGGGCGCACCACGGGGGTCCGGTTGCAGGGCGGCGAGGTGATGGAGGCGGATGCCGTGCTGTGCAACGCGGACCTGCCCTACGCCTACGAGAAGCTGCTGGACCCGGAGGCCACCCAGCTCAAGCGGCGCGAGAAGCTGCGCTACACGTCCAGCGGCTACATGCTCTACCTGGGGCTGCGGCGGAAGTACCCGGAGCTGCTGCACCACAACGTGGTGTTCGGCCGCGACTACCGGGGCTCGTTCGACGACATCTTCGAGCGCTTCCGCGTGCCGGAGGACCCGAGCTTCTACGTCAACGCGCCCACGCGCACGGATGCGTCGATGGCGCCCGCGGGCAAGGACTCGCTCTACGTGCTGGTGCCCGTGCCGCACCAGCATCCGTCGCTGGACTGGAAGGTGGAGGGGCCGAAGGTCCGCGCCAAGGTCTTCGCGCGGCTCGCGGAGCTGGGCTTTCCGAAGCTGGAGTCGGACATCGAGGTGGAGCGTGTCTTCACGCCCGATGACTGGGCGGGGACGTTCAACCTGGCGCGTGGCAGTGCGTTCGGCCTGGCGCAGAACTTCTTCCAGATTGGTCCCTTCCGGCCGTCGAACCAGGACGCGAAGGTGAAGAACCTCTTCTTCGTCGGGGCCTCGACCCAGCCGGGGACGGGGCTGCCCACGGTGCTCATCTCCGCGCGGCTGGTGACGGAGCGGCTGACGGACTGGGCGCGGGCGCGGGGCGTGACGCTGGTGTCTCGCGAGCGGGCGCCGACGTCCGTGTCGAAGAAGGAGGCGGCGTGA
- a CDS encoding phytoene/squalene synthase family protein produces MSTSTDGALVRQGYALARKVTRHHAKSFFFASYLLFGQRRKAAFALYAFCRRLDDLVDEAGPGMEELSVRLARARSRVAELYVSMPELASEELGPPGERLQGGGARSPWDAGEFAALAHTVRHYRIPEQPFQDLISGMEMDLTKHRYATWAELDLYCYRVAGVVGLMLTPVLGCSDVTALRPAADLGRGMQLTNILRDVREDLERGRVYLPAEELAAFGLSEEDLRRGTVDARWRDFMRFQVARARSYYARAAQGVPSLTGFGSQRMVRLMGAIYGDILRDIEARDFDVFSARAHVTTKRKLVLAAASFLRPESVLPTLPEGTRVPLLPGVLEERRHG; encoded by the coding sequence GTGAGCACCTCCACGGATGGGGCGCTGGTGCGCCAGGGGTACGCGTTGGCTCGGAAGGTGACGCGTCACCACGCGAAGAGCTTCTTCTTCGCGTCGTATCTGTTGTTCGGACAGCGCCGGAAGGCGGCGTTCGCGCTGTATGCGTTCTGCCGACGGCTCGACGACCTGGTGGATGAGGCGGGGCCGGGGATGGAGGAGCTGTCCGTGCGGCTGGCTCGGGCGCGGAGCCGGGTGGCGGAGCTGTATGTGTCCATGCCGGAGCTGGCATCGGAGGAGCTGGGGCCGCCGGGGGAACGGCTCCAGGGTGGGGGAGCACGCTCGCCGTGGGACGCGGGGGAGTTCGCGGCGCTCGCGCATACGGTGCGGCACTACCGGATTCCGGAGCAGCCCTTCCAGGACCTCATCTCCGGCATGGAGATGGACCTGACGAAGCACCGCTATGCGACGTGGGCGGAGCTGGACCTCTACTGCTACCGCGTGGCGGGTGTGGTGGGGTTGATGCTGACGCCGGTGCTGGGGTGCTCGGATGTGACGGCGCTGCGGCCGGCGGCGGACCTGGGCCGGGGCATGCAGCTGACGAACATCCTGCGCGACGTGCGCGAGGACCTGGAGCGAGGCCGGGTGTACCTGCCCGCCGAGGAGCTGGCCGCGTTCGGGCTGTCCGAGGAGGACCTGCGGCGAGGCACGGTGGATGCGCGGTGGCGGGACTTCATGCGCTTCCAGGTGGCTCGGGCGCGCTCGTACTACGCGAGGGCGGCGCAAGGGGTGCCTTCGCTGACGGGCTTCGGGAGCCAGCGGATGGTGCGGCTGATGGGCGCCATCTATGGCGACATCCTTCGCGACATCGAGGCGCGGGACTTCGACGTGTTCAGCGCGCGGGCGCATGTGACGACGAAGCGCAAGCTGGTGCTGGCCGCGGCGTCGTTCCTGCGTCCCGAGTCCGTGCTGCCCACGCTTCCCGAGGGCACGCGCGTGCCACTGCTTCCGGGGGTGCTGGAGGAGCGGCGTCATGGGTGA
- a CDS encoding phytoene desaturase family protein — MGEARKRVAVVGGGIGGLTAAGLLARDGHDVTLFEGGASLGGKAQAVTVDGVTLDTGPTLLTLPDLVRGTFEQLGALDLMPPLTELKTQCAYRFADGSTFTAFKELERTVASADRVSPGEGEGLRDFFAEAEAIWRAAGEPYLEAPFEGMAGFMGRVARRGIGAVLAGMRMSSLHELAVKHLRTPQLQQYVGRFATYVGASPYEASAAFALIPHIERAMGVHHAQGGVGALVEALGRAVRRLGVTVHLQTKARFERTGDGYRVSAGAEAAGFDSVVVNADPLESLHRGEESLALSGYVLLLEVEGRPSLPHHTVLFGGDYRREFDELFRGQLASDPTVYFCNPSASDTTMAPPGRTGLFVMVNAPPLPVGAGRAEAEARAWEQHGERVKAQMFEKLFAHYPELRGRVRVLGQRSPVDFAAQGAPGGSIYGFLPHGKFGPFRRPRIRGTTPGLFFAGGGTHPGGGVPLVMLSGRFAAELASVHLRRRA, encoded by the coding sequence ATGGGTGAGGCGCGCAAGAGAGTCGCGGTGGTGGGGGGCGGCATCGGCGGGCTCACCGCCGCGGGGCTGTTGGCTCGGGATGGGCATGACGTGACCCTCTTCGAGGGCGGGGCCTCGCTGGGGGGCAAGGCCCAGGCCGTCACGGTGGATGGCGTGACGCTGGACACGGGGCCCACGCTGTTGACGTTGCCGGACCTGGTGCGGGGCACGTTCGAGCAGCTGGGCGCACTGGACCTGATGCCTCCGCTCACGGAGCTGAAGACGCAGTGTGCCTACCGGTTCGCGGATGGGAGCACGTTCACCGCGTTCAAGGAGCTGGAGCGCACCGTGGCGAGCGCCGACCGCGTGAGCCCAGGAGAGGGTGAAGGGCTTCGTGACTTCTTCGCCGAGGCCGAGGCCATCTGGAGGGCCGCGGGTGAGCCCTATCTGGAGGCGCCATTCGAGGGCATGGCCGGCTTCATGGGGCGCGTGGCTCGGCGGGGGATTGGCGCGGTGCTGGCGGGGATGCGGATGTCGTCCCTGCATGAGCTGGCCGTGAAGCACCTGCGCACGCCCCAGCTTCAGCAGTACGTGGGCCGCTTCGCGACCTACGTGGGGGCCTCGCCCTATGAAGCGAGCGCCGCCTTCGCGCTGATTCCGCACATCGAGCGGGCGATGGGGGTCCACCATGCGCAAGGGGGCGTGGGCGCGCTGGTGGAGGCGCTGGGGCGCGCGGTGCGCAGGCTGGGGGTCACCGTGCATCTCCAGACGAAGGCGCGCTTCGAGCGCACCGGCGACGGCTATCGCGTGAGCGCGGGCGCGGAGGCCGCGGGCTTCGACAGCGTGGTGGTGAACGCGGACCCGCTGGAGTCGCTGCATCGCGGTGAGGAGTCGCTGGCGCTCTCCGGCTACGTGTTGTTGCTGGAGGTCGAAGGTCGCCCCTCGCTGCCGCACCACACGGTCCTCTTCGGTGGGGACTATCGGCGCGAGTTCGACGAGCTGTTCCGTGGGCAGCTCGCGTCGGACCCCACGGTGTACTTCTGCAACCCGTCCGCCTCGGACACCACCATGGCTCCGCCGGGCCGCACGGGCCTGTTCGTCATGGTGAACGCACCGCCCTTGCCCGTGGGGGCCGGGAGGGCGGAGGCGGAGGCTCGCGCCTGGGAGCAGCACGGCGAGCGGGTGAAGGCGCAGATGTTCGAGAAGCTCTTCGCGCACTACCCGGAGCTGCGCGGACGCGTGCGGGTCCTCGGCCAGCGCTCGCCGGTGGACTTCGCGGCGCAGGGAGCGCCGGGCGGGTCCATCTATGGCTTCCTGCCTCACGGCAAGTTCGGTCCGTTCCGTCGTCCTCGCATCCGAGGCACCACGCCGGGCCTGTTCTTCGCGGGCGGGGGGACCCATCCCGGTGGGGGGGTGCCGCTGGTGATGTTGTCGGGGCGCTTCGCCGCGGAGCTGGCCTCGGTGCATCTGCGGAGGCGTGCATGA
- a CDS encoding carotenoid 1,2-hydratase, which produces MSTSRVIPMPPSEAGAYRWFYADVSAGPFSAVCIFMLGSLFSPRYSVAARRGGGPMEHCAVNFALYHEGGRRLWVLSEYPQAEVVEGKQLRIGRSTLSYGEDGAVRMEVADWTAPWGRPVSARLTLEPLTPSGEVVRLMPGLPHYWQAVAPRARARLEVPSLGVKEEGLGYHDTNHGDELLGERLAGWHWTRTHHREATVVDYHLPDGVEPLRMVAREEGVWCGCGSEPPLRSTVITGWGLRVPSQLQTGNVVVGEGRLLESSPFYARMEARQDSLDCMGEVADFRRFHSPFIRWMAHFRTRMGTAA; this is translated from the coding sequence ATGAGCACCTCGCGAGTCATTCCGATGCCGCCGAGTGAGGCGGGGGCGTATCGCTGGTTCTACGCGGATGTCTCGGCGGGGCCGTTCAGCGCGGTGTGCATCTTCATGTTGGGCTCGCTGTTCTCACCGCGCTACTCGGTGGCCGCGAGGCGCGGCGGGGGGCCGATGGAGCACTGCGCGGTGAACTTCGCGCTCTACCACGAGGGGGGGCGTCGCCTCTGGGTGCTGAGCGAGTACCCCCAGGCGGAGGTGGTGGAGGGGAAGCAGCTTCGCATCGGCCGCTCGACGCTGAGCTATGGGGAGGACGGCGCGGTGCGGATGGAGGTGGCGGACTGGACGGCGCCGTGGGGGCGGCCCGTCAGCGCGCGGCTCACGCTGGAGCCGCTGACGCCGTCGGGGGAGGTGGTGCGGCTCATGCCGGGGCTGCCGCACTACTGGCAGGCGGTGGCGCCGCGTGCCCGGGCGCGGCTGGAGGTGCCCTCGTTGGGGGTGAAGGAGGAAGGGCTCGGCTACCACGACACGAACCACGGCGATGAGCTGCTGGGGGAGCGGCTCGCGGGGTGGCACTGGACGCGGACGCATCATCGAGAGGCGACGGTGGTGGACTACCACCTGCCGGATGGCGTGGAGCCGCTGCGGATGGTGGCGCGCGAGGAGGGGGTGTGGTGTGGCTGCGGTTCGGAGCCGCCGCTGCGCTCCACCGTCATCACGGGCTGGGGGCTGCGCGTGCCCTCGCAACTCCAGACGGGCAACGTGGTGGTGGGGGAGGGGCGCCTGCTCGAGTCGTCGCCCTTCTATGCGCGCATGGAGGCGCGGCAGGACTCGCTGGACTGCATGGGCGAGGTCGCGGACTTCCGCCGCTTCCACTCACCCTTCATCCGCTGGATGGCGCACTTCCGCACGCGCATGGGGACGGCGGCATGA
- a CDS encoding glycosyltransferase yields MSALTNGGPGWGLVGVAWAVLAMGFSAVALFRLGRLRRAHVPLGTRPAVLLLRPVDAPTARELENLTRPIDYAGPLEQVVVSPYRPRLPPGVSWLPSDPPAPNRKVGHLLYALEALPVGSRVVLAVDADVAVTGALVEGLVAPLLQGAALSTAAPTPIDAHDGAGRAMAGLLRYTHHSFLALQVMSAGAKAICGKALGVSPTAMEELKHLSDHIGEDLELSKRLHARGLQVALSTVPAWVPLGTVRTWDVPLSRFTRWMRVLASHRPALFPTVPLLFTPTVPLVLLAALLGSPLLSLAVTVLVGLRVLLALRLDALSAPHEEASRGRSRAMTDWLLGELLLLAAFGVSLGRQGTVTWRGHTYALLPGGRMVRVWPELNGGPG; encoded by the coding sequence ATGAGCGCACTGACCAACGGGGGGCCTGGCTGGGGGCTCGTCGGCGTCGCCTGGGCCGTGCTCGCCATGGGCTTCAGCGCCGTGGCGCTCTTTCGCCTCGGGCGCCTGCGACGCGCGCACGTCCCGCTGGGCACCCGGCCCGCCGTGCTGCTGTTGCGCCCCGTCGATGCACCGACGGCTCGCGAGCTGGAGAACCTCACGCGGCCCATCGACTACGCGGGGCCGCTGGAGCAGGTGGTCGTGTCGCCCTATCGGCCTCGACTCCCTCCAGGCGTGAGCTGGCTGCCGAGCGACCCTCCCGCTCCCAACCGCAAGGTGGGGCACCTGCTCTACGCATTGGAGGCCCTGCCCGTGGGCTCGCGGGTCGTGCTGGCGGTGGACGCGGATGTCGCCGTCACGGGCGCTCTCGTGGAGGGGCTCGTGGCCCCGCTGCTTCAAGGCGCGGCGCTGAGCACCGCGGCCCCGACGCCCATCGATGCGCATGACGGCGCGGGCCGAGCCATGGCGGGTCTCCTCCGCTACACGCACCACAGCTTCCTCGCGCTCCAGGTGATGAGCGCGGGCGCGAAGGCCATCTGTGGCAAGGCCCTGGGCGTGTCCCCCACGGCGATGGAGGAGCTGAAGCACTTGTCCGACCACATCGGCGAGGACCTGGAGCTGTCGAAGCGTCTGCACGCGCGAGGACTCCAGGTCGCGCTGAGCACCGTGCCCGCGTGGGTTCCCCTCGGAACCGTGCGCACGTGGGACGTGCCGCTGTCCCGCTTCACGCGCTGGATGCGCGTGCTGGCCAGCCACCGCCCCGCGCTGTTCCCCACCGTGCCGCTGCTGTTCACGCCCACGGTGCCGCTGGTTCTGCTGGCCGCGCTCCTGGGCTCGCCCCTGTTGTCGCTCGCGGTGACGGTGCTCGTGGGCCTGCGTGTCCTGCTGGCCCTGCGGCTCGACGCGCTGAGCGCGCCGCATGAAGAAGCGTCGCGTGGGCGGAGCCGCGCGATGACGGACTGGCTGCTGGGAGAGCTGCTGCTCCTCGCGGCCTTCGGGGTTTCACTGGGGCGGCAGGGCACGGTGACGTGGCGCGGGCACACGTACGCGTTGCTGCCTGGAGGCCGGATGGTACGGGTGTGGCCGGAGCTGAACGGAGGACCGGGATGA
- a CDS encoding lycopene cyclase domain-containing protein — MTYARFLGLFVLLPILFQLWRYRRTFTPRTLAPMGLLLVVVYAATSPWDNLAVKWGLWGFDAHRIWGIKLGYLPLEEYLFFGLQTLLVGLWARARLARALAPKEPAVSVVPSPVLAPREVSS, encoded by the coding sequence ATGACTTACGCGCGATTTCTAGGGCTGTTCGTCTTGCTGCCCATTCTCTTCCAACTCTGGCGCTACCGGCGCACCTTCACCCCGCGCACCCTGGCGCCGATGGGCCTGTTGCTGGTGGTCGTCTACGCGGCGACGTCGCCCTGGGACAACCTGGCGGTGAAGTGGGGCCTCTGGGGCTTCGATGCACACCGCATCTGGGGCATCAAGCTGGGCTACCTGCCGCTCGAGGAGTATCTCTTCTTCGGCCTCCAGACCTTGCTCGTGGGGCTGTGGGCGCGGGCGCGACTGGCTCGCGCCCTGGCGCCGAAGGAACCCGCCGTCTCCGTCGTGCCGAGCCCCGTGCTGGCCCCTCGCGAGGTGTCGTCATGA
- a CDS encoding lycopene cyclase domain-containing protein: protein MMETRWAYLIHLLAWTLPVILFQLWMLVRHYQERSGAVLRAVLPPAFIVGLYLAVADHLAITTGIWNFGDGLHLGIYLGVVPLEEVIFFLVTSVLVSLGLALFTGLVELLAKRSEARAP, encoded by the coding sequence ATGATGGAGACGCGCTGGGCCTATCTCATCCACCTGTTGGCGTGGACGCTGCCCGTCATCCTCTTCCAGCTGTGGATGCTGGTGCGCCACTACCAGGAGCGCTCGGGCGCCGTGCTGCGCGCGGTGCTGCCTCCCGCCTTCATCGTGGGCCTGTACCTCGCGGTGGCCGACCACCTGGCCATCACCACGGGCATCTGGAACTTCGGTGACGGCCTGCACCTGGGCATCTACCTGGGCGTGGTGCCGCTGGAGGAGGTCATCTTCTTCCTGGTGACCAGCGTGCTGGTGTCCCTGGGCCTGGCCCTCTTCACGGGACTGGTGGAGCTCCTGGCGAAGCGGTCGGAGGCTCGCGCCCCGTGA
- a CDS encoding lysophospholipid acyltransferase family protein, with protein sequence MIPAAKGGPFGWMLDAYIGRKFRSAFRGLWVRGELPAPGPGRLVYLNHTNWWDGFMLHQLSHVAGWDGYCLMEEENLRRYRFLARIGAFSIRRKDPRSSVESLRYARELLRRPRSALYVFPEGEHRPPGELPLRMERGVELLGRVSRVECVPIAVRYTFFEHERPDVLLEVGTPHPPGPLSVYQSGLESVVRRLLAATTLDGFTLKVSGARGVAERWDTVRGMSP encoded by the coding sequence GTGATTCCCGCGGCCAAGGGGGGGCCCTTCGGGTGGATGCTCGACGCGTACATCGGGCGGAAGTTCCGCTCGGCGTTTCGCGGGCTCTGGGTGCGCGGGGAGCTTCCCGCGCCAGGGCCCGGGCGGCTCGTGTACTTGAATCACACCAACTGGTGGGACGGCTTCATGCTGCACCAGCTCTCACACGTCGCGGGCTGGGATGGCTATTGCCTGATGGAGGAGGAGAACCTCCGCCGCTACCGCTTCCTCGCGCGCATCGGCGCCTTCAGCATCCGCCGCAAGGACCCTCGCTCCTCCGTGGAGTCACTGCGCTACGCACGCGAGCTGCTCCGCCGTCCGCGCTCGGCGCTGTATGTCTTTCCCGAGGGAGAGCACCGCCCCCCGGGCGAGCTGCCCCTGCGGATGGAGCGCGGCGTGGAGCTGCTCGGGCGGGTGTCTCGCGTGGAGTGTGTGCCCATCGCCGTGCGCTACACCTTCTTCGAGCATGAGCGCCCGGACGTGCTGCTGGAAGTAGGGACGCCGCATCCTCCCGGCCCGCTGTCCGTCTACCAGTCCGGCCTGGAGTCGGTGGTGCGCAGGCTCCTGGCCGCGACGACGCTGGACGGCTTCACGCTCAAGGTCTCCGGCGCGCGCGGTGTCGCCGAGCGATGGGACACCGTCCGAGGGATGTCGCCATGA